GAAATAAAAATGGTGCTATTTTGAATGCAAAATGTGTTAGTGGTGGTAACAGCAAATGTCACAGAGCACTCATTTTCCTCTTGATTTGGTGGAGTGGTGGTTGAGGAAAAGTCGTAATGAACAGAATAATAGAATGGTTCATGCTTTAGTAGAATGGAATTTTACTTTGATTTACTGAAAGGACACACATTAATAAGCAGGCAACTGATTGCAACTTGCAAAACACAGTATTTGTCAgacattcaattatttttcttctactttacaCTGTGAGCTAATCAGGATTTGAAACACAATACAGATTAATGGAAAGacacattttacaaaattaatgattttttacaTTTAAGCAACAGTTTGAAAATGACAAGAAATAGACCAAGAGCAGAGACTATGTATCTGTAAAACACTACAAATTTGGAGCTGTTTGAAGTAGATTTGTTATTCATGAATTTGAGTAAAATATTGCATATTGTGATTATCAGATTATCATATACTACTGAGCTAGAAGCACAAAATGAGTTATGATTCTTAAgaagattttattctttgttcCATTAAAGGTACTGGTAATCCAAACTCATGTTTGCAACAACTGGGTTGAAAACACATGATGTAAGTGTGCCCCCATGTGGCTATAGATTAGTTTGTAAGAATGTCAGAAAAAGCATTAATGGAAAAAGGGCTTAAATTGGTTACATTTTCCAATAAGAATTGACTAGAACATCCATAGTGAAGTGTTgtctcctatttttaaaaattaatgtaagtTACAGAATCCATAATTTCTTCCATaattcttacaaatattttatgttcaGCTATCAAACATTTAACCCGTGTATCTACTTCTGATTTGGAAAATGTAAAGATCCACTAATCAGAAACAAAGATTTATGTTTCCTCACAAATATGGTTTTGATTGAATAAAACTTGAGAAATTCTGCACAAGTGTTTTAAAGTACATTTGTGGTTTAAAGTAAATTTGTGGTTAAACTGAATGATGCATGAGGTAAGAAAATTTGTTCTAGGGCAGGCCCATGATCTGAACAACTTGTTTGTTCACATATATGATGTACTTGAAGactaatttatttctaaattttttaatccATAAGATACtggatatttataataaatattagtgaTCCTACAGAATTCAAAACCCCTTGTCCACAGAATTTATTTGTAGAATTGACAATTTTCATGATATTTTGACAAAAGGTATAATTGCCCAGTAAATTATCTTCATTTATAACTCTAGTCATTAATCCCATGATACAGAGTCTTGTCTGTCAGCCAGTTCATGCTTCTGGAAGAGCTAATACTTAATGACCCTGTTGTGTAAGCCCAAATCAGATCCCTGAAGTAGTGCAGCGTGTCTGCACTGGACAAATCTTGGAAATGATTGAGTTGATTGTATTATGGGTCTAAGGCAAGCAGGACTGGGGAATATTTTGATTCAGGAAAATAAATCTTGAGCTGAAGAGGAAATTATCAGAATAATGCTAGAATGTGTTTGAGgggcatttctttttgtttgtttgtttgtttgtttgtatgtctTTCATTTGTTTGAACATGGAATTAAGCAGCGAAGACCCAAGGCTGCTTTGGGATGCTTCACACCCAAGGCACAGACTGTATGGTTAGAAGACTGAATTTTCAATCGAAATGGGTATTTAAATCTTAACCAACCTTAACATTGCTGCTCTCAGTGGGCGTTTCTCTAGGTGAAAGCAACACTTCTCATATTTTCATTATGTTACTACCTCTGAGCCCTAAATACTGTACATCTACTCCAAATTCTTATAGTAAAaactcaaaaagtaaaacaaaatgtagatttaattttaaagaatgcaaTCGTAACATAATATAAACCTTAATTTTTTCATCACCAAAAAATATTTCtccttaattaaaatatattggtTAGCAttcaagaaaagttttttttagttcaacCATAGGGCTGGaagaaatttaacttttaaattgactttcatttttaatttggtcctttaatgttattttaaaagccCTCAGATGATAATAATTCATAAACAATATTGATGAATGTCACTTTTTACACAGATcaaaatgagttctgtattttcaAAGTAAAAGTTGAATCATTTTTCACCCCACTATTTCTATCTAAAAACGGAACATAATGATAATCAGAGTTAAAAGTCTAAATAGCAATAATATTAATGTTTCAAATATACTTTTCCATTTCTGGAAAATTTTTCTCACACTAAAGATAAATAGGTTTAAAAAGAGTGAGAGGAGACCAAAATGATGGATGAGATTATATTATTTGtagtattaatttaaaatttcacgGTATGGAATATCTACTGGAGAAGTACTGACTTTATATGGATATTGGTTCCTAGCCAGAAAACTTTATTGAATGTCTGATCAAAATGACTGTTCCAGGTTTTTTGAGCTTAGGCTccttaataataatttatattctgcaaaagaatttcaaatttatttttaatagtttattttttatttgactgtGTGTGTTATTTCCTTTGGCTCTGTGTATGTACATTActttctttgtgtgtatgtattgttttttttttttaaagccacggACATGCTagtcaaaattatttattaagttaTAATCATTCTTATGTGTGTAGAATGGAAATGTGTTATACAACAATGAAGTAGCTAAATCAAGAGACAGAGCTACTAAAATTCACCTGAACTGTAGATCGGAAAATTGCTTAATTTATGTTCCCTGAATCTCACCTTATAAAAATCTAATTAAttctctttaaataataattataaatcttATGCTTGACTTAATAGTCtaatttatatattactttttacaATTGTAGGATAAATGATATTGAAAGATGTTTTGAGTATAGTTTACAAATGGTAGAcacttttacaaagaaaagaaattcaccatttttttcttcacaaataAAGTAATTTAGTTTATAAGACACCAATTTAGCTTTGAGAAAGTAGAGGTTGACCATTAGAGTACGATATACTATTTAGAGTAGACCATTTAGAACTAATAGAGAAAGTCagcagttcttttaaaaatcttctgtttGTTCCTACTTGCTACTCATattcacaaaactcaaaataCACTAGgctgagaactttttttttttcattttctcttgtggTTTAGTATTGTGTTTAGTATGTGGTCATCAACTGTAAAGATGTTccctgctatttttaaaaagatttgggGAATGGGTACTCTACTGAAGACCATTAGGCTACAAAGCTTACATTGTGTGCTTAATTATACATTTTCCCCTCTCTTAACCAGAACTATGTAAATAGACATTATTGAAGTTTtcaaatctaaacataactgggcattaatgatttttaaggaaaaagataGCAGATATAAttgcacataattatttttcatatataattgcCCATCAACAAGAATATGTATAGTGAACATTTCATCTATAGCTGCTAAACTGAGGTACAATTAACCAACAAAATACTTTGTaccatttttgaaaatacagtCTCTGTATTATTGGCCCAGTTACATTGTCAGAAAAAGTGAATGCCTTTAAAATCTGGCCAATGGAAATGATATTAAATACTCTGCATTTTTTATTACTCTATCTTAAAACAGGCCATTTTCAGAagtttatttctaagaaaattcaGTGTCACTAATATGTACTGTTACAGTCACCAAATATGTCATTTTTTAGACCTGTGGATCAGAATTTCTATTCTCCATGTTACAGAGAAATTGAAACTTACCAAGTACAGGTGATGATGCATTCAATTTTTATGCGTGAAAAATGTTATCCTTATAATGCTAGCTATATTTCTAGATAAGCTAATATCTATTCAAACTAATCACATAGCACCTTTTATACACATATGTCTTTAAAGAGTAcagcaaaagtagaaaaaaaaggaTTGATTAGAAAAGCCCACAGTCTTTCAGATTCTCTTTGATTATTATATCTGTAACTGCATCAAACACAAACTTGACATTCTGGGTATCAGTAGCACAGGTCATGTGGGAATAAATTtccttatcttctttttttaaattcaggtcTAGAAACTGATTCTTGATGTAGTTCCCTGCATCTTCAAATGTATTTGGCCCTAGTTAAACAAAAAGCAAGTAAGTGTTAATTGTATGTCACAAAGGATAAAATGCAGATAATACTAGTACCTATTAGGTTTTCACTTTGCGTGCTGCTATTTGATATACCAtgtattgaaaaattaaaataggaaggGTAAATCACCAGAGATTTGTGCAACTTGTACTTGGTGCTGTAACTGTGCTTCCCACAGGGGGGAAATCCAGAGGATAAAATAGAATCTGTACCAAAAAGCTCACAATACAGTAGAAATACCAACATATTTACAAAGTAAGTGAGCAAAGCAAACCTGTATATACATCAAATGCTGTGAGTTAGTGTTCTTGTGGATGTGCATGTGTTTTAATACAAACTAATAAAGTGAATGGAAATGTTAGATGatgaggctgaagaaggaggtcCTACTTGAGTTGGACCTTGACAGAGAGTttagaagggagaagagaaaaagtatGAATGAAACTGAGCAGTGCAAGTGAGAATTCCTGTACCTCTAGCCTTGAGGGTAGAGTTAGGAAATGAATTAAGAGTTGAAGAAGCTCAGCAGATGGAAGCAAATGACTATTGTGGAGGAATTGAAGTAATCAAGATGAATAGATGATATAGGCCAGATTATAGGCTGTTTCTAATCAAACCAAGATGAGAACATGGAAGGTTATAAAGAAGTCTCTGGACTGATGTTTTCACTGAGCAATAACATGAGGAAAACTGTGCATGAGAAACCTTACTATCAGGACATACCATAGGTCActtgagaaaatgagaaataaaataggtTAGCAGACACTACAGGGCAGCATAAAGTGGCATATTAATTGGTTTTATAAACCAAATGTGCTTTGAGAAGACTTGACATAGGAAGGACCATAATAATTTCCCAAGGAAACAAGGTTTAGTCCTCCCTGTCTTTGTTACTTGGAGCAAAAATTTGTGAGAGACAATCTTTAAAACCAAATAACATGGCTGGGTTGGggagtaactcagtggtagagtgcatacctagcatgagtaaggccctgggtttgatccccagtcctgaagaaaaaataaaaatatgtatgaagataggatataaaaacaaaaccataaaacatGGCTAAAATCCCAAACACTGGCAGAATCAAAAGCTGATGAGTATGTATAATCACAGGAAACCctcattcactgctggtgggGATGCAAAAATGGTACAGTCATTATACAGTGGGCAATTTCTCACACAGCTAACTATAGTCTTACCATGCAATCTGGCAATTGTGCTTCTATGTGGCTTCCTAAAAATATGTCCAGACAAAATCCTGCACATGGATGTTgatcacaactttttttttcataattgctAAAAATTGAAAGCAACTAAATTGTTCTTTAATAAGTGAaaggataagcaaaatgtggtttGTTTATGGATTGTAATATTatttgggaattaaaaaaaaagaactatctgtcaataaaataaaacttggagAAAACTCATGTGCATATTGCTAAGGCAAATAAGCCTGTCAAAAATTCTACATACTGTGTGACTTGAGGTTTATGATATTCTGGAAATAGTGAAActataaaagagtaaaaatatcaGTGGTTTATACCAATTGAAGGGCAGGAGGATGGTATAAATAGGTGAGACCCAGGGGATTTTTCACCATCAAAGCTGTTGTGTGTAATATGATGATCATGTTCTGGGTTGGATCAACAATGTCCCCCAGAGGCCTGTGTTAAAGGCTTTGTACGCAGCTTGGCAtaattgagaggtggtggaaattcTAAGAGTTgaggtctttgggggacattctagttAGTGAAGGTGTaccctcaaaggggattgtgggacccttcTTCCTTCTCAGCCATGATGAGGTGAGCACACATTATTGCCATGATTTACTGCCTCATCAACAGCCCCAAAAGCAACAGGCTAACCAACCAAGAATTgaaatctcaaaaacataaaataaaataaatcattttttcccAAGTTGATTGAACTCAGATATTGGCTATTGTAGCAGAATGCTTACTAACTCAGGTAGATATATGGTATGCATACGGCAAAACACATAGAACATAGAACACCACAAAGAGTGAACCCTAATTAAACTTTggactttagataataatgtatcaatatcaATCATTCATCAGTCAAAAGAAATACAAGTTTTAATGACAGAAGAACCTGTGGGAGGGGTCAGGAAAGCATATGGGAATTCTTTGTACTTTGTGTTCAAAGAGTTCATTTCCCTATAAACCAAAAATAGCTTGAAGAAATAAACTCTTATTACTTAAGTATATATAAATAGCCCTTAATTGTGTctacatttaatttataatattaaatatggtATCATGGTTTCATTTCATCACagaataaatttgtaaataagtaaatagcatTTATGATTATGGAATAATAATGTAAGCACTATTTTTTAGATTaactaatataaatatgtatttttgacaAAATGCTGTGTTCTCAATACATCTGAGACATCCCACACAACTAATGGGTAAAACtggttttgaattttcatttaaagCATAAATATTTCCAACTTACATAGTTTCATTAACAACAGGGCATCCAGCTGTTTACAAAACAGAAAGTTGcatttgaatttgaaaaaaaaaacacttttatggAACTTGATCTTTATAGTCACTGACTAACAAGATTGACTCTAAAATTCTGGGACCTACATAAACCAGAAAAGGCAAAGATGCCactattttcaaattcattgatGCTATTTGCCTGGAACAATTCAGACATTGAAGAGTCATTAAGATCTAACATAGCATTACTTGTTTTCATTAGTATGTATGTTTAAATTGCCcatctgaaataaaatttgcatTCCTATTATGTTGAAGATAAAAGTTTGAAATGTCATTGATGTAGTAAGTGTGACTCTCATCTAAAATTTTCCAGTTTGTTCAGTggggatatattttaaatagtacgGAAAAGATGActtattttttctccttaaatgGTCTTTTCATTGACCAataatctgtttattttaaaatccatttatttacttattttacactaaaatacattttgacatattgtacacaaatggagcacaacttctcattcctcttactgtacatggtgcagagtcactccagtagtgtaaacATAGatgtatataggataataatgtctgtctcattctaccatctttcttatCTCTAcaatccctcccctccctctcccttctatACAAACCCGTTTCTTCATTCCCCCATATTCCACCACCCCactatggattagcatccacttatcagagaaaacattaggcttttgtttttttgggattggcttatttcacttagcatgatattttctagttccatccatttacctgcaaatgccataatttcatgaGAAGATGACTTTTTATTTGTAAGATCCTTTTCAGTTTGGATCATAGACATGATTAAATTACAATGATAGGCTTTATCCtcataaatattaaatgtcaAGATTCAGACAGGAAAATATACATCCACACAACAACTTATAGGTAtggaacaaaaggaaaagaatcttACCAGTATATTCTGGAAAGCAAATGCTAAGATGCAccttgttgactttttcttgaaAGAGGTCTTTTTTATTGAGAAAGAGGACAATGGAGGTGGTTGCAAAGTACTTGTGATTACAGATACTGTTGAACAAGTGAAGACTTTCATGCATTCTGTTCTGTTAGGTATAAAATACAAGAATGTGTAGCATTATTATTTGCAAAATGTGACAGTTGGGCATCCTAAACAAGGATCTAGAAGTGATATTCATCTTGGAAGGCCTTCATTGAGTTGGGAAATGCCATAGCACTATTGAACAATGAAAGGCTTTGTTATTTACCTTGGTCTTGTTTTCCTTTCAGACTTACCACTTCTTCATCTTCTACTAGGACCATGTCATAGGCACTGAGAGCAGCACAAAATATAATGCATGTAACTCCTTCAAAGCAGTGaatccatttctttctctctgatcTCTGTCCACCTACATCAaacattctgttaaaaaaaaaatcaaatgaataacAAATCTTGCAAAGATCTTCCAAAATTTGCAAAAGGTTAACATGGTTATAAATGGATGCTCCTATAGACTTGAAatgtattcttttgatttttatggaTTATAAAATGTATCTTATTTGGTCTACTTGCAACTCAAggacaacataaaaaataaaagttcatctttttttcttgttgttgtctTCTATCTCTATACAGAGTAGAGTAAAATAATTTCGACACTGAGCAAGTGGACAATTTAAAGGCAGTTTAgctttaatgaaaaaaaagtacTAGTCTTAGAAGATTTGGccaaactttatatatatatataatatatatatatatatatatatatatatatatatatatatatatatatatatatatatatatattcattctctaGAAAGAACAGAAAGCGCAGAAAGATAGGGAGCTGATTTCTTAGTCCTTCTTATAAGCAATTATTTGCATCCTATGGACTAGACACTGTGCTACATCTGCTTACACAAATATGAATAGAAGTTGTCACTATATTCAAAGAATTTGCCATCTCACAGAGGAAAAAGTAAGCAAGTTGTTATAATATtatgtaataaatattcaatacatAGGAACATGTCAGCACTGAGGAAGAGTTAAGTCAGCTTGAGGGATCATGAAACTATAGGAGGAGTTTGGATACTTGATCTTCCCTCCACTTCTATATCTTGGTAAAAGGCTGCATCATGGACAGGGAAACACAACAATAATTATCCTTaaattcctcccttccccttgccTCCAAATACTACATATCATCCATATAAATACTACCCAATTAATCCATTTCTTTCCAACTCCTCTCTTCTGGTGCAAATTACCAACATTTCTCACCAGGACCCCTTCAAAGTGTCTAACTGGTCTCTGTCTCCACTCTTGCAGTTCTCAAACTGATTCCCACAGCACACAAAATTTCGTTTCAATGTATCTAATTTGATATTTTAGGGAATTTAACAAATTACTTGTCATACCAGTTTTCCACTTAAAACCTTTtcatggttttctttcctttagaaCAAATCACGAACTTGTGATGATTGACTTCAGTTGCTTTGATTCCTGCTCTCCTTTCCAAGCCTATTTCCTTTCACTTTCTTATCCTTAATACTGTCTAACCACAGGGCTATTCTTTTAGAGTCTTTAGTataaatctttgttttttctgtcttctgaacTTTTGCAtggtttgtcttttcttcctgtcacagggatttctttctttctcatgtgaCCCTTTTTTCACAACTTTCAGGTCTTAGTTTGTTTCCTCCATAAAGGAGGCTTTCTGAAAGGCCATGTAAATTGTATCTCTCTTTACCCCCCTATCTATTTGCTATATATGGCCTTACTCTCTTTCCTTTATAATAGTCATCATAATCAATAAttaactttgtaaaataatttttttcacatttgataTCTGTCATTTCCCTAATAGAATAGCAGCCCCACAATGGCAGGGACTACTACGATATAAAACTGCTTTATTTTCAGTGCCTTGGCACCATGCCTGATATATAACAGACATGCAATAAATTCcttctaaataaatgaatagattccATGTTAATGGAATGGAGGcagaaatttttacataaaacacATGCATGTCATCAAAGCATGAGAGAATTTATCATGTTTGGGGGTCAAAagtcatttatatatttagaaaaagatCAAAGTAAAAACATTGAGATAATtatcatttactcatttattaaaaaatacttataggGCACTTATTATATGTCAGGCACCAAAGGTTTAGCTACAGGAAGTTCCTAATCCTGTGGGGGGACGGTGATGGTTGTTCTTGTGTATGGAAATAAACCTAAAATATCCCCTAGGATAGATAGGGTAGGGCTGTTACTAGAAATGGAA
This genomic interval from Marmota flaviventris isolate mMarFla1 chromosome 1, mMarFla1.hap1, whole genome shotgun sequence contains the following:
- the Gnat3 gene encoding guanine nucleotide-binding protein G(t) subunit alpha-3; amino-acid sequence: MEFKAVIYSNTLQSILAIVKAMTTLGIDYGNPRSAEDQQQLFTMANTLEDGTMTSQLAEIIKRLWGDPGIQACFERASEYQLNDSAAYYLNDLDRITAPGYVPNEQDVLHSRVKTTGIIETQFSFKDLNFRMFDVGGQRSERKKWIHCFEGVTCIIFCAALSAYDMVLVEDEEVNRMHESLHLFNSICNHKYFATTSIVLFLNKKDLFQEKVNKVHLSICFPEYTGPNTFEDAGNYIKNQFLDLNLKKEDKEIYSHMTCATDTQNVKFVFDAVTDIIIKENLKDCGLF